One Mytilus trossulus isolate FHL-02 chromosome 5, PNRI_Mtr1.1.1.hap1, whole genome shotgun sequence DNA segment encodes these proteins:
- the LOC134719421 gene encoding uncharacterized protein LOC134719421 — MLTLLLVSLVASVSAYNKGGPLLGGLVNGGVITSGPLLGGGGIIGGSGGIVGGGGLLLNGGGLGGLIGGLNTGLVGGGQPWCTCSLKCAPGQIKLSKNCNLAPLLPGSLNTCCSVLPWWVTNQNYGASLGGAGIIGGGGIIGGGGIIAGVSGLVGGGSGVLGPIGGIGGPIGGIVTGPVSVVSGGSRVVGGSSGKGYY, encoded by the exons ATGTTGACTCTTCTTCTAGTTTCGCTTGTCGCCTCCGTGTCGGCATACAACAAAGGAGGTCCATTATTAGGAGGACTTGTCAATGGTGGAGTTATCACAAGTGGCCCACTTCTCGGCGGTGGTGGAATTATTGGTGGATCTGGAGGGATTGTCGGTGGTGGTGGACTTCTGTTAAATGGTGGCGGTTTAGGAGGATTGATCGGAGGATTAAATACAG GACTTGTCGGTGGAGGTCAACCATGGTGCACATGTAGTTTGAAATGTGCACCAGGACAGATTAAACTCAGCAAAAACTGCAACTTGGCACCTCTCCTGCCAGGAAGTTTGAATACTTGTTGTTCTGTATTGCCATGGTGGGTAACCAACCAAAATTACGGTGCTTCCCTTGGAGGAGCTGGTATTATTGGTGGTGGAGGTATCATCGGTGGTGGAGGTATTATCGCCGGTGTAAGCGGTCTTGTTGGAGGTGGTAGTGGAGTTCTTGGTCCAATCGGTGGTATTGGAGGACCCATTGGTGGTATTGTTACTGGACCAGTCAGTGTAGTTAGTGGAGGCAGCAGGGTTGTCGGTGGATCATCTGGTAAAGGATACTATTAG